The nucleotide window CGATCGCGCCAGCAGCACCCGCGGCGCCGTCGTTTCCGTCAGCACCGGTCGGGCCAGTTGGACCGATCGCGCCGGCAGCACCAGCAGCTCCGTCGTTTCCATCAGCACCGGTCGGGCCAGTTGGACCGATCGCGCCGGCAGCACCAGCAGCACCGTCGTTTCCGTCAGCACCGGTCGGCCCGGTAGCGCCAGTGGCCCCCCCTGCCCCTGACGCCGATTCGAAGGTGAACGCGGTGCTCCCTACTTGCGTTCGCGGCGCGAGCGTTTCGCTATCGACTGTAATTTCGAGGAAACGAACGGACCCCTGGAAGTGCATGGCGGTGAATCCGGTAGACACCTCGTACACGCCCTCGCTCACGTCTACCATCAAGGGCCCGACGCTCGCGATCAACAAACCGCCGGTCTGGGCGTCGTAGAGGTCGATGGTCATGCTGACCTGGCCGTCGATCGGGGCACCCGCAGCATCCGTCAAGAAGCCCTGCAGCTTGAAGACATCAGGTACAGCCGCGCCAAGAGGACTCGCGAAAACCAATAACGCGATGACAATCATGGCTAAAATACGTCTCATCATCATTCCCTCGATCTCACGGGCTTACTCGATCACGCGATAGAACAGAATGTTCGGCGGACCTGCGTTCTCGTCGGTATCACTACAGAGGCTTGTCGTCCGATAAAGGTTCCCTGGATCGACCAGGGCGTTGGGCACGGTGTTCCGGTAGATCTCGAAAAGGGCGGAGTGCCCGGTCCACATCAGTTCGACGTCATACTCACCGCTGCCAACGTTGAAGGTCTTGTCCACCATCAAGAGCTGCTCGACTGTCGTCGGCCCCTTGAATGACCAGAAACCCAGACTGGCCGTCATCCCGTTGGGACAGACACCCGATGTTCCGGAAACCGGAGCGGACGTCACGCTCATGAGGTAACTGGCTGAAGTCATCCGATCGGCGACGCCCGCCACCATTATCCGTTTGAGCGTGGTGGGACCCGCCGTCGCGTCGCAAACGTCCCCACGGCCGTCGCCGTCGGTGTCCAACTGATCGAAGTTCGCGCTCGTGGGACAGTTGTCGAATTCCCCGACCGAGGGCGGATTGAATCCCGAGCCGACGCAGATCAGGTCCCCGTCGACATCATTGTCGGGATCGCTCGGACACGTGTCGCAACTATCACCCGCACCGTCCCCGTCACCGTCACCCTGGCCCGCGTTGTTAACGGTGGGACAGTTGTCGCAAGCGTCGCCCACACCGTCCGCATCCCCGTCACCCTGGCCCACGTTGGGCACGGTGAGGCAGTTGTCGCAGCCGTCGGGCACGCCATCGCTGTCACCATCGACGTTGTCATCAAAACCAGGACACGCGTCGCAGGCATTACCCGCACCGTCACCGTCGTCGTCCTTCTGGTTGTTGTTCGGAACGAATGGGCAGTTATCGACGTCGCCGCAGTGGTTGTCCCCATCGATGTTGTTGTCCGGGTCATTCGGGCAGGCGTCGCAAACATCACCCACACCGTCCCCGTCCCCGTCCTGCTGGTCGAAGTTGGCCACGGCGGGGCAGTTGTCCATGCCATCACAGATACCATCCCCGTCCGCATCACCGACCGGGCACTTGGTAATGGTGTAGGAATCGTCCACATTGCCGCTGCTGTTCACGAACTTCGCCTCCAGGCGGGAGCCGGTGACGTCCAGAACAACGGAGCCCAGTTCGTTGAGCGAGGTGAACATCAACGGGTGATTCAGCGGCCCGCCCGAGATCTTGCCCGAGCTACCCGCAACGGTGTGCACCATGCCATCGCCCGAGCCCGTATACGGGACGGTGCCGCGCGGGCTTTTCAGATAGGGCCCACCCGAGGCGTCCAGGATCACCCCGTCGCCCGGCACTAGCGTCGGCGTCGCATAAAACCCGTCGATCAAATGCGACCGCTCATAACTGTGCGAGTGTCCCGAAAACGTCAAATCCACGCCGTAGTCGTCCAGGATTGGAACCACATTTTCACGCATCTGCTGGAGGGAGGTTTCGGTATCCGAATCATGCGAGCCCTTGCTGTACGGGGGGTGGTGCCAGTAGGCGATGATCCAATCCTGACTCGTCGATGCCAGATCGGCCTCGAGCCAGGTCAACATCGGGCTCCCCACCGATCGATCACTGCTGAACGAGTCCAGCACCACGAAGTGGATGTTGCCGTAGTCGTAGGAGTAGTAGGCCTCGGTCCCCGAGGCGACCCCACCGGCCTCCGCGTTGTCCGGCAGCGTGAAGTTGTCGAAGTAGGGCCACGTCTGTGCGACGGGATCGAACACGTCGTGATTGCCTATCGCGGGCCAGAGCACCGACTTGCGAAGCATCTCGGGAAAGATGTCGAACAGTTTCGTCTGGTACTCGGCGTCCGTGCCGTCGTTGTACGCGTTGTCCCCGAGCATCAGCCAGAGATCCGTGTGCGTCGAACCTGTCCAGGTTTCGTACGCGTCGCGCACCGCCATCGCGTTGGCGTCACCCGTCCCCGAGTCCCCCAGGACCCAGACCCGCGTCGGCTTGGCCGTGCCTGTTGCCGGAGGGGTGACGAAGAAGTGATCCAGGTCGTCGCCGGCCAGCACCGCGGTGGTTGTGCCGATCGAGTAGTAGTACGTCGTATCCGCATTCAGCCCGCTGAGCGTCAGTTCGTGCTCGGTGTCGAGATTGAAGTCCTCTTCCAGGGACGTCAGGTTGCCCTGCTGGGTCCCGTAGAACACCCGACTGTCCGTGGGCAGGCCGGTCCTCCAGCGAACCACGACTTCGCCCGGCGTGCCCTGCTGAAGGTACGGGCCTCGAACGACGGCCAACTCCTTATTGATCGTCAACTGCGGCGAGAGCACCAGATCGGAGGAGCCACCTGAGACATCCCAGCCGGCGATCGCCAGTGTGTTAATCCCGTTTTGAAGTTGGGGAATCGCGGCTGTCAGATTCGTCCACTCATAGGTCGGATCCTGGGCGTTGCTAGACTCATGGCTCGTAGGCGCCGTATTCCAATCCAGCGGTACGACCGGCATACTCAAGGAGCGGAAAACCTCGACACCATTGATCCACGCGGCGTACCCGTCGTCATAATCGCATCCCAGGTGCAGGCTGGATACCAGGTTCGTGTCCACGACGTCGAACGTCGTGCGTGTGAAAACGGACCCGGTTCCGGGGGGCACCACCGTATCCAGCAGGTTCGTCGCCCCGGGTGGGGTCGTCTCGAAGCCGACGCCGTATGTGCCGACGGTCCATCCGAAGTCGTTGAACCCGGGTGCGACCCAGGACATGCCGATGCCCGGATCGGCCGTGTTGGCCAGATAGGTCATCCACGAACCGGCGTCGACGACAACGTCCTCCCCGCTCGCGAAGACCGGGTACAGGCCCGCGATCCTCTCGCCTCGATACGTCGAGATCCTTCCGCCAGTTGGATCGTGGGCCCACAGCTCGAAGACCTTGACCGGTGTCACGTCATCGGTGACCTCGATGATCCGGGTATGCCGTTCACCCAGACCTAGACCCATGGAGGCCGCGCCGTCCACGAAGGTGACCCCGCCGAAGACCAGTAGGCGATTGCCTGTCGTTTCCTGCCAATCGGCGTCGGAGATGAACGATGAAAACAGTCGTTCAGGACTGTTCTCGCCATACTCCCAAACTTGACTCACCTGCATGTTCTGCGTGTCGATGCTGTATTCGACGCCGCGGCTAAACGAATCTTCGTCGGTATCCGGGGTCGTCCCGTCGAATGGGCTCGCCCGGAAGTTGCCGTTGTCGAACAATAGGAGCGTATCGGATCCCGTCCACATCGGAGCGTGTTGATGGTACTGCCAGCGAAAACCCGGCCCCGTCGGCTGTAGCAGGTACGGTTGAAACGCGGGGGACCAGTTTTCGGGAGGCCCGAGGATCCACTCCAGGGCACCCGTTCTTCGCGAGAACTTGATGACGGCGTCCTGGTGTCGCATCGACACGATGATCGAATCGTCATCCGCTCTGTAGTTGACGGCGTTTGCGTGGGTCCAGTCTAAGCCGCCCCCGGTCTGGTCGAGCGATAAGTATCCGATCCGCGTGGCGTCGAGCATGTCCACGAGGGGCCATTCTTTCCGCAACGTTCCGTCGGGCAAGAACTCCACGACCGAGTCGTCCCGCAGTGTCGCGGGTGCCGTCGGAGCGAGGGGGTCTGTTTCACTCGTCGGGAAGTCAGAAACGTTCACCAGCTGTCGGTCCAGGCTGAGGTAAGTCCCGTGGGGGGTTCGGAGAAGATCGTGATGGAGACCGATGCCGGGAATGGCGAGTGCTTGGTAGTTCTGATTTGCCAGCAGGTCCATCTCGATCACGGAATCGAGGCCGCTGCGGTAGAGGATGTTCCCATTCGGTAGTTGCCGACCGGCAGAGATGCAAATCGTCGTGTACCAGACGACCGCACCCGCGCTGTTGACGATCGCTGTGTAATTGGGCCGGGGGTCAAGTTTTTCCCGACGCATGCAATCGATCAACGTGTACCCCGGTTCCATGTTGAGTGGATCGCTAACGACGGTCGTAAGCGTGGGGAAGTCGGCGGGGAGCAACGCGGTCGTGGCGAAGACGGTTCCGACATGGCCACCGGGAATGAGGTCGACATCCACCGTATAGGTTCGGTCCGCCTGCAGGCCGAGAACCGGCAGGTAGTGCTGCGTCACGGGATTCGGAAACTGGACGGTTCGGATCTCGGCGCCGTGGGTGATCGTCAACTGTGCCCCCACGGCCACGTCGGTCTCAAGTTCGACGACTCCCGCAAGCGGTGTCTGTTGATTTGGGTCCATGGTCAAGGTCGGTCCGGAGACGACCTGAACCGCATGAGCCGTGATAGAGCTCAGCACGATGGCGGCGAGAGTCAGCGTAATCCGAGACGCGCACCGGGACTTCCATCCCAGACGCAAACATCTCGCCAGCCCCCCCAAGCAAATCACAGCGATTCCTCACCATTATTAAGTCAGCAGTTCTGTCAGTCACTCGTGCCGCAGCAGCGACCCCAGAAGTCAGGGGCACACCTCGTTCGGAACTGGTTGTATACCGCTATTAAGGACACGGAGCGTGCATTTAGAAAAAAAGGCGGAATACTTACATTATTGGAGTTCCCGGAGTGTGGCCTAGCATTGGCCCAGGGAGAGCAAAGGGAGGCCTGTCGGAGGCCCGCCTCGCGAGCCTCTCCTGAAACGCGATCTTCAGATGCCGGTGAGGAAGGTCAAGAACCTTATTCGCAGAGTACCCCCCCGAGATCCTGCGCTCGGTCGCACACTGCGGTGCCGACATCTTCCGGTCGCTCAAGCATCACACCGTTGGTTCCGTAAGAGCCTTCCGTGGTTCCGTTGTTGCCAACAACCATGAAGAAGAAACTGCCAACCCCGGGATCGAACGACGCACTGCCACTCACGCCAACCGCACACGCCGCCCCGCTGTAGCCGTAGCTTGAGACGGCGGACAACGGCCCATAGTAGATCGTGTGGTCCGTCGCATCGCACGCCGGTGTGTAGCTGATGTCGACCGCCGTCAGGTTGCGGGTCGCCTGCAGCTGATTGCTCGCCTTCGACGCCTCACCGGGCGTACCCAGCACGGTCGACACGGAAACGTCCGTCATCGCCATCTCGAAGGGCGGCGCCATTCCGGTGTTCAGCCAGGCGTCCAGCATGTTCACGCCCTCGTTACCCAGGAATGGATCCAGCCCGTCGTTGCCCAGCCAGAGGAACTGGATGTACTCCCAGCTTGTCTGCTGGTAATACAGTCGCACCTCGGCACGGGTCGCCCCGGACGGGATAGTGAACGCGGACACGTCGTAGTGCAGGTACGTGCCGCCCGGCGCAGGATTCCCGTACTGGGTGTCAGGCACCGGTAGCGCGTTGCGCGTTAGCGCCTCATCCCGATCGAAGCCGTACGGCGGGATCCGCGTGTCGCTCTTCAATACGTTGTTGAGGGCGAAATGGAAGCTCTTGAAGATGCTGTCCGCGGGTGTGAGAGCCAGTTCCCCTAGTGTGTGCTCGGCAACATCGGTCAACGGGTCGTAGGTCAAGGCCATCCCGGTGTCGTAACCCAGGGAAACAAGCTCCGCCGCCCACTGTTGGTCGATACCGGGTTGGGCCTCGAACACCCGAGTGTCCGTGTCCAGCAGACTCTCGACGGCATGCGGTGTTCCACCCAGATCGTCTACGTTGCGGCCGATGGGACCGTACGCACCGTTTTCGGAGATCAACAGATCACCGGAGTCGAACCAGCGGACGTTCAACCACATGCGACGCCCCTCGGGGTAGCCGCTGATCAGCTTGTGGCCCGTCAGGTTGGTCGTCGTCACGACGACATCGTCTCCGCTCTGCGCCGCCGTCAACGAACCGGCGCTCCGCAGGTGCCCCTCGGCCCGCAACATGCCGGCGTTCATCGCAGCGATCTGGTCACTGTCAAGCGTCCCGAAGAGCAGCAGCCCCTCAGCCGCCTGATAGAGGATCGTCTCGGGCACCCAGTAGGCGCCGCCGGTCAGATCGTGACGGGGTAGGTCGTACCGCACGGGAGCCTGATTCTTGTCACAGCCCTTGCCGGTGGAAGGCGCCATGTGACAACTCTGGCAACTGTAGACCCGCTGCATGCCGTCCACGTAGTCCGGCCGATTGGGGTTGTTGGTCTCTGCCATCGCCCGTTGCCAGGCTACTTCAAGCGAGCCACCCACGTGCTTTAACTCGCTGGGCAGCGACGCGAACTGAGAGACGGGCATCGTGTCCAGCGCGCTGGCCACCCACTCGCTGTAGGTGCGCTCGACGACGCCGTAGGCATGCGGGTCATGATTGAAGGCGGCCTTGTCCGCGATCGGTCCGCCCAACACACCGCTGAACCCGCTGCTCAACGGAACCTGCGCCCCGTTGTTGTGGGCCAGGTCGCCGACGGCGGGGTTGCTGACATCGTGACAGGTTCCGCACATCCGGCCCTCGCGCATGAACGTCGACTGCAGGAACGCATGGTTGGCCACGGCATTGTCGTAGGGACCCACACGAGTTCCCCCACTGTTGATCACGTACTGACCGGAACCGTAGTAGCCGTCTCCGCTGATCGGATCAAACGCCTCGAACGGCGCGGTCTGTTCCTCGGTAGTTCCGGGGATATTCGTCGGCATGTCGGGGTCGACCATCAGATGGCAGTGCTCGCATTCGACGCCGCGTTCATCTTCCCCGGTCAGCGCGCTGCCGTTGGTCGGAGTGGAACGACCGGCAAACCAGCCGCCGGGTGTATGACAACGCAGGCAGAGATCGCCGACGCCCCCTCGATCCGCCACCGTCCCGTTGGGCAGGAAGTCCTGCTCTGCGATGGCTACGGTCGCCCAGTAGAGAGGGTCCCGGGCCGCGTGAGACATCATGCTGCCGTGCC belongs to Acidobacteriota bacterium and includes:
- a CDS encoding collagen-like protein; translated protein: MMMRRILAMIVIALLVFASPLGAAVPDVFKLQGFLTDAAGAPIDGQVSMTIDLYDAQTGGLLIASVGPLMVDVSEGVYEVSTGFTAMHFQGSVRFLEITVDSETLAPRTQVGSTAFTFESASGAGGATGATGPTGADGNDGAAGAAGAIGPTGPTGADGNDGAAGAAGAIGPTGPTGADGNDGAAGAAGAI
- a CDS encoding aryl-sulfate sulfotransferase, giving the protein MLSSITAHAVQVVSGPTLTMDPNQQTPLAGVVELETDVAVGAQLTITHGAEIRTVQFPNPVTQHYLPVLGLQADRTYTVDVDLIPGGHVGTVFATTALLPADFPTLTTVVSDPLNMEPGYTLIDCMRREKLDPRPNYTAIVNSAGAVVWYTTICISAGRQLPNGNILYRSGLDSVIEMDLLANQNYQALAIPGIGLHHDLLRTPHGTYLSLDRQLVNVSDFPTSETDPLAPTAPATLRDDSVVEFLPDGTLRKEWPLVDMLDATRIGYLSLDQTGGGLDWTHANAVNYRADDDSIIVSMRHQDAVIKFSRRTGALEWILGPPENWSPAFQPYLLQPTGPGFRWQYHQHAPMWTGSDTLLLFDNGNFRASPFDGTTPDTDEDSFSRGVEYSIDTQNMQVSQVWEYGENSPERLFSSFISDADWQETTGNRLLVFGGVTFVDGAASMGLGLGERHTRIIEVTDDVTPVKVFELWAHDPTGGRISTYRGERIAGLYPVFASGEDVVVDAGSWMTYLANTADPGIGMSWVAPGFNDFGWTVGTYGVGFETTPPGATNLLDTVVPPGTGSVFTRTTFDVVDTNLVSSLHLGCDYDDGYAAWINGVEVFRSLSMPVVPLDWNTAPTSHESSNAQDPTYEWTNLTAAIPQLQNGINTLAIAGWDVSGGSSDLVLSPQLTINKELAVVRGPYLQQGTPGEVVVRWRTGLPTDSRVFYGTQQGNLTSLEEDFNLDTEHELTLSGLNADTTYYYSIGTTTAVLAGDDLDHFFVTPPATGTAKPTRVWVLGDSGTGDANAMAVRDAYETWTGSTHTDLWLMLGDNAYNDGTDAEYQTKLFDIFPEMLRKSVLWPAIGNHDVFDPVAQTWPYFDNFTLPDNAEAGGVASGTEAYYSYDYGNIHFVVLDSFSSDRSVGSPMLTWLEADLASTSQDWIIAYWHHPPYSKGSHDSDTETSLQQMRENVVPILDDYGVDLTFSGHSHSYERSHLIDGFYATPTLVPGDGVILDASGGPYLKSPRGTVPYTGSGDGMVHTVAGSSGKISGGPLNHPLMFTSLNELGSVVLDVTGSRLEAKFVNSSGNVDDSYTITKCPVGDADGDGICDGMDNCPAVANFDQQDGDGDGVGDVCDACPNDPDNNIDGDNHCGDVDNCPFVPNNNQKDDDGDGAGNACDACPGFDDNVDGDSDGVPDGCDNCLTVPNVGQGDGDADGVGDACDNCPTVNNAGQGDGDGDGAGDSCDTCPSDPDNDVDGDLICVGSGFNPPSVGEFDNCPTSANFDQLDTDGDGRGDVCDATAGPTTLKRIMVAGVADRMTSASYLMSVTSAPVSGTSGVCPNGMTASLGFWSFKGPTTVEQLLMVDKTFNVGSGEYDVELMWTGHSALFEIYRNTVPNALVDPGNLYRTTSLCSDTDENAGPPNILFYRVIE
- a CDS encoding cytochrome c family protein is translated as MARTTWIAITWLTLGWVASVSSASDTIPNEIQQPGTQPGEVAGFGTNCDSCHSGTGNPDLEPSFGWHGSMMSHAARDPLYWATVAIAEQDFLPNGTVADRGGVGDLCLRCHTPGGWFAGRSTPTNGSALTGEDERGVECEHCHLMVDPDMPTNIPGTTEEQTAPFEAFDPISGDGYYGSGQYVINSGGTRVGPYDNAVANHAFLQSTFMREGRMCGTCHDVSNPAVGDLAHNNGAQVPLSSGFSGVLGGPIADKAAFNHDPHAYGVVERTYSEWVASALDTMPVSQFASLPSELKHVGGSLEVAWQRAMAETNNPNRPDYVDGMQRVYSCQSCHMAPSTGKGCDKNQAPVRYDLPRHDLTGGAYWVPETILYQAAEGLLLFGTLDSDQIAAMNAGMLRAEGHLRSAGSLTAAQSGDDVVVTTTNLTGHKLISGYPEGRRMWLNVRWFDSGDLLISENGAYGPIGRNVDDLGGTPHAVESLLDTDTRVFEAQPGIDQQWAAELVSLGYDTGMALTYDPLTDVAEHTLGELALTPADSIFKSFHFALNNVLKSDTRIPPYGFDRDEALTRNALPVPDTQYGNPAPGGTYLHYDVSAFTIPSGATRAEVRLYYQQTSWEYIQFLWLGNDGLDPFLGNEGVNMLDAWLNTGMAPPFEMAMTDVSVSTVLGTPGEASKASNQLQATRNLTAVDISYTPACDATDHTIYYGPLSAVSSYGYSGAACAVGVSGSASFDPGVGSFFFMVVGNNGTTEGSYGTNGVMLERPEDVGTAVCDRAQDLGGVLCE